In Euphorbia lathyris chromosome 10, ddEupLath1.1, whole genome shotgun sequence, a single genomic region encodes these proteins:
- the LOC136208938 gene encoding 1-acyl-sn-glycerol-3-phosphate acyltransferase 2 has translation MAIAAAVVIVPLGVLFFLSGLVINLFQATCFVLIRPLSKNTYRKINRALAELLWLELVWIVDWWAGVKIKLFTDKETLRMMGKEHALVLANHRSDIDWLVGWVLAQRSGCLGNALAVMKKSSKTLPVIGWSMWFSEYLFLERSWAKDEITLKSGLQRLKDFPRPFWLALFVEGTRFTQAKLLAAQEYAASAGLPIPKNVLIPRTKGFVAAVSNMRSFLPAIYDVTVAIPKNSPPPTMLRLFKGQSSVIHVHLKRHLVKDLPEPEEAVAQWCRDLFVAKDQLLDKHNAEDTFSDQELQDIGRPLKSLVVVTTWACLLVFGLLKFLQWSSLLHSWKGMALTASSLGVVTILMQILIRFSQSEHSTPAKVAPAKLKKEGEEPTESGQIKQQ, from the exons ATGGCGATTGCAGCGGCAGTTGTCATCGTGCCCTTGGGGGTTCTTTTCTTCCTTTCTGGCTTAGTTATTAATTTGTTTCAG GCAACCTGCTTTGTCCTCATTCGGCCACTGTCAAAGAACACTTACAGAAAGATCAACAGAGCTTTAGCTGAATTATTGTGGTTGGAACTCGTATGGATCGTCGATTGGTGGGCAGGAGTCAAG ATCAAACTTTTTACAGACAAGGAGACTTTGCGTATGATGG GAAAGGAACATGCACTTGTTTTGGCCAACCACAGAAGTGATATTGATTGGCTTGTTGGATGGGTTTTGGCTCAG CGGTCAGGATGCCTTGGTAATGCATTAGCAGTCATGAAGAAATCATCAAAAACCCTTCCG GTCATAGGCTGGTCCATGTGGTTTTCTGAATACCTCTTCCTGGAAAGAAGTTGGGCCAAGGATGAAATCACACTTAAG TCAGGTCTCCAACGGCTAAAGGACTTCCCCAGACCCTTTTGGTTGGCTCTTTTTGTCGAAGGAACTCGCTTTACACAAGCAAAGCTTTTAGCTGCTCAGGAATATGCTGCATCAGCGGGGTTGCCTATTCCTAAAAATGTCTTGATTCCTCGTACTAAG GGTTTTGTTGCAGCAGTAAGTAATATGCGCTCGTTCCTCCCAGCCATTTATGATGTAACAGTTGCTATCCCTAAAAATTCTCCTCCACCTACAATGCTTAGACTATTCAAGGGGCAATCTTCAGTG ATTCATGTACATCTAAAACGGCATTTGGTGAAGGATTTGCCTGAACCAGAGGAGGCTGTTGCACAATGGTGTAGAGATCTATTTGTAGCCAAG GATCAATTATTGGACAAGCATAATGCCGAGGACACATTCAGTGATCAAGAATTGCAGGATATTGGCAGACCATTGAAATCTCTTGTG GTCGTTACCACTTGGGCATGCTTACTTGTTTTCGGACTTCTGAAGTTCCTCCAATGGTCTTCCCTTTTGCATTCGTGGAAGGGAATGGCATTGACAGCGTCATCCCTAGGTGTTGTTACGATTCTTATGCAGATATTGATTCGATTTTCTCAATCAGAGCATTCAACCCCTGCGAAGGTTGCCCCAGCGAAACTCAAGAAGGAAGGTGAGGAGCCTACAGAATCCGGACAAATCAAGCAACAATGA